One window of the Streptomyces sp. ITFR-21 genome contains the following:
- a CDS encoding lytic polysaccharide monooxygenase, producing MNRTSRKLSLFGVLATLIAALCVVFLGQDAAQAHGVAMMPGSRTYLCYEDALTSTGALTPTNPACAAAVAQSGTTPLYNWFAVLDSNAGGRGQGYVPDGTICSAGDKSPYDFSAYNAARSDWPRTHLTSGSTIQTQYSNWAAHPGTFKVYVTKQGWAPTTPLAWADLEQIGSITNPPSVGSPGTDGGHYYWDLTLPANRSGDALIFIQWVRSDSNENFFSCSDIAFDGGNGEVTGINNGGTTQPPTSQPPTTEPPTTEPPTTEPPTTEPPTSPPPTTMPPVDGACMATYAVSNVWSGGFQAEVTVMNHGTSPSGHWQVNWTPGSGTQITTLWNGTLSSSGGTVSVANAAYNGTIAPDGSTTFGFTANSTGNNLPNGSITCTFA from the coding sequence TTGAACAGGACCAGCAGGAAACTCTCCTTATTCGGCGTCCTCGCCACGCTGATCGCGGCGCTCTGCGTCGTCTTCCTCGGGCAGGACGCCGCGCAGGCACACGGTGTCGCGATGATGCCCGGGTCGCGTACGTACCTGTGCTACGAGGACGCCCTGACGTCCACGGGCGCGCTCACCCCCACCAATCCGGCCTGCGCCGCGGCGGTGGCCCAGAGCGGAACGACGCCGCTGTACAACTGGTTCGCGGTGCTCGACTCCAACGCGGGCGGGCGGGGCCAGGGTTACGTGCCGGACGGGACGATCTGCAGCGCGGGCGACAAGTCGCCGTACGACTTCTCCGCGTACAACGCGGCCCGGAGCGACTGGCCGCGGACGCACCTGACGTCCGGTTCCACGATCCAGACGCAGTACAGCAACTGGGCCGCGCACCCTGGCACGTTCAAGGTGTACGTCACCAAGCAGGGCTGGGCGCCGACCACTCCGCTGGCCTGGGCCGACCTGGAGCAGATCGGGAGCATCACCAACCCGCCCTCGGTGGGTTCGCCGGGCACTGACGGCGGCCACTACTACTGGGACCTGACGCTGCCGGCCAACCGGTCGGGCGACGCCCTGATCTTCATCCAGTGGGTCCGCTCGGACAGCAACGAGAACTTCTTCTCCTGCTCCGACATCGCCTTCGACGGCGGCAACGGCGAGGTCACCGGCATCAACAACGGCGGCACGACGCAGCCCCCGACCTCGCAGCCGCCCACCACCGAGCCGCCCACCACCGAGCCGCCCACCACCGAGCCGCCCACCACCGAGCCGCCGACCTCCCCGCCGCCCACGACCATGCCTCCTGTCGACGGCGCCTGCATGGCGACGTACGCGGTGTCCAACGTCTGGAGCGGCGGCTTCCAGGCAGAGGTCACGGTCATGAACCACGGCACCTCGCCGTCGGGCCACTGGCAGGTGAACTGGACGCCCGGCAGCGGAACACAGATCACCACGCTGTGGAACGGCACCCTGTCCAGCAGCGGCGGCACGGTGAGCGTCGCCAACGCTGCCTACAACGGCACGATCGCCCCGGACGGTTCGACCACCTTCGGCTTCACGGCCAACTCGACCGGCAACAACCTTCCCAACGGCTCGATCACGTGCACGTTCGCGTGA
- a CDS encoding AfsA-related hotdog domain-containing protein: protein MMQAGRAGHVPHQDHDGPLHPLVPLPGADEWLTDLCVDQTDPFFFDHPLDHVPGMLLVCAMAETVRGLDGLPASSRVKAVVNFRAMPELRPELALLAGPAQEGRRGLRVLQGTSVVADGSVVVLSRARGGWEAEPPSGAAPGAAAGAAGGSAGGSGAGAGTGTGTEPAGGSGAVARAEEVPTGSADPAGARGVHGTRGGHDDTGDQARATLVHRTRPENVMIGEPATVEAGITAAVLLPPPGHALRGPHPGSRPVEALIEAGRQLSVWLSHRLGGWPPDTRILWLKLTADLPAALPSSLRVALHWQSGHIPDDRARVRFDVIAGGGVKVGSLVYVSKAMRPAEYARFRAEAQIEARAGGRVGDRTHVRPQAPAEPPARVSAPAPVQTPAQAPVQPNPYRSAV from the coding sequence ATGATGCAAGCCGGTAGAGCCGGGCACGTCCCGCACCAGGACCACGACGGTCCGCTCCATCCGCTGGTGCCGCTGCCCGGCGCGGACGAGTGGCTGACCGATCTGTGCGTGGACCAGACCGACCCCTTCTTCTTCGACCATCCACTGGACCATGTGCCCGGCATGCTGCTGGTGTGTGCCATGGCCGAGACGGTGCGCGGCCTGGACGGGCTGCCCGCGAGCAGCCGGGTCAAGGCGGTGGTGAACTTCCGGGCGATGCCCGAACTCAGGCCGGAGCTGGCGCTGCTGGCGGGACCGGCGCAGGAGGGCCGGCGCGGGTTACGAGTCCTCCAGGGGACGTCGGTGGTGGCCGACGGGTCGGTGGTGGTGCTGTCCAGGGCGCGGGGCGGGTGGGAGGCCGAGCCGCCGTCGGGGGCCGCGCCGGGGGCAGCAGCCGGTGCGGCGGGCGGGTCGGCGGGCGGGTCGGGGGCGGGAGCCGGGACCGGGACCGGGACGGAGCCGGCGGGCGGGTCGGGGGCGGTGGCACGGGCGGAGGAGGTGCCCACCGGCTCCGCCGACCCTGCCGGCGCCCGCGGCGTGCACGGCACCCGCGGCGGCCACGACGACACCGGGGACCAGGCGCGCGCCACGCTCGTCCACCGTACGAGACCCGAGAACGTCATGATCGGCGAACCCGCCACCGTGGAAGCCGGGATCACCGCCGCGGTGCTGCTGCCGCCCCCGGGACACGCCTTACGCGGTCCGCACCCCGGCTCCCGCCCGGTGGAGGCCCTCATCGAGGCCGGCCGCCAGCTGTCCGTGTGGCTGTCGCACCGGCTGGGCGGCTGGCCGCCGGACACCCGGATCCTGTGGCTCAAGCTCACCGCCGATCTGCCGGCCGCGCTGCCGAGTTCACTGCGGGTGGCGCTGCACTGGCAGTCCGGGCACATCCCCGACGACCGGGCCAGGGTCCGCTTCGACGTGATCGCCGGCGGCGGGGTGAAGGTCGGCTCGCTGGTCTACGTCAGCAAGGCGATGCGGCCGGCGGAGTACGCCCGCTTCCGGGCCGAGGCGCAGATCGAGGCGCGGGCCGGCGGCCGCGTCGGCGACCGGACCCACGTCCGGCCGCAGGCGCCGGCCGAGCCCCCCGCGCGGGTTTCCGCACCGGCCCCGGTGCAGACCCCCGCGCAGGCCCCGGTACAGCCGAACCCGTACCGGAGCGCGGTATGA
- a CDS encoding DUF4232 domain-containing protein, which yields MPRALRTAVVAATAVVAALGLSACDSGAATSADTSASVSASAPTDTSAPGAAPTTGGPAGTKTAGAKPDPAGTEVSSSADKPAATVGRCRTADLTFSFGNGDGAYSSSDDQQHLEVLMTNSGGSTCTVKGFPGVDLRAADTWSLVRTAKTPSTVTLTSGATASFVITYLPWQAGSGEEFNATSVVITAPDDTASATLTWPGSSILRQDAATHPGTYVDPVTTP from the coding sequence GTGCCTCGTGCCCTGCGCACCGCCGTCGTCGCCGCCACCGCCGTAGTCGCGGCTCTCGGGCTCTCCGCCTGCGACTCGGGGGCGGCCACGTCGGCGGACACGTCGGCCTCGGTGTCGGCGTCCGCGCCGACTGACACGTCCGCCCCCGGGGCCGCCCCCACCACGGGTGGACCGGCCGGGACAAAGACGGCCGGCGCGAAGCCCGACCCCGCCGGCACGGAGGTGTCCTCCTCCGCCGACAAGCCCGCCGCCACCGTCGGCCGCTGCCGTACCGCCGACCTGACGTTCTCCTTCGGCAACGGCGACGGCGCCTACAGCAGTTCCGACGACCAGCAGCACCTCGAGGTCCTGATGACGAACAGCGGCGGATCGACCTGCACCGTCAAGGGCTTCCCGGGCGTGGACCTCAGGGCCGCGGACACCTGGTCCCTCGTCCGCACCGCCAAGACCCCCTCCACCGTCACTCTCACCTCCGGCGCCACCGCGAGCTTCGTCATCACCTACCTCCCCTGGCAGGCGGGCTCCGGCGAGGAGTTCAACGCGACGAGCGTCGTCATCACCGCGCCCGACGACACCGCCTCCGCCACCCTCACCTGGCCCGGCAGCAGCATCCTCCGCCAAGACGCCGCCACCCACCCGGGCACCTACGTCGACCCGGTCACCACGCCCTGA
- a CDS encoding methyltransferase family protein — protein MNQRLVVTALRALLPLTVTVFTAAIAWLAFSSGRSPHAAAAAFAFAYLLWILAEARITVRHPSQTAAENSTLLPYALSRAGTGMAAVLWPLPWAGWSPWQIAPMAVFAGAVALRLTAIRTLGRFYSHHVVRYSDHSVVTTGPYRFVRHPAYTGMLLANAAFVAFFLNPLSVLLFVALCGFVTWRIHVEERVLWAVPGYAGYASGRARLVPGVW, from the coding sequence ATGAACCAGCGCCTGGTCGTCACGGCGCTCCGCGCCCTCCTGCCGCTCACCGTCACGGTGTTCACCGCCGCCATCGCGTGGCTGGCCTTCTCCTCCGGCCGGTCCCCGCACGCCGCCGCCGCGGCGTTCGCCTTCGCCTACCTGCTGTGGATCCTCGCCGAGGCGCGCATCACCGTCCGGCACCCCTCGCAGACGGCCGCCGAGAACAGCACCCTTCTGCCGTACGCCCTCAGCCGGGCCGGGACCGGCATGGCCGCGGTGCTGTGGCCGCTGCCGTGGGCCGGCTGGTCACCGTGGCAGATCGCGCCCATGGCCGTGTTCGCCGGCGCGGTCGCGCTGCGCCTGACGGCCATCCGCACCCTGGGCCGCTTCTACTCGCACCACGTGGTCCGCTACTCCGACCACTCCGTCGTCACCACCGGCCCGTACCGCTTCGTGCGCCACCCGGCCTACACCGGGATGCTGTTGGCCAACGCGGCCTTCGTGGCGTTCTTCCTCAACCCGTTGAGCGTGCTGCTGTTCGTCGCGCTGTGCGGCTTCGTCACCTGGCGCATCCACGTCGAGGAACGGGTCCTGTGGGCCGTCCCCGGCTATGCCGGCTACGCCAGCGGGCGGGCCCGTCTCGTCCCTGGAGTGTGGTGA
- a CDS encoding ADP-ribosylglycohydrolase family protein, whose protein sequence is MSKQERLSSGCSLSDIEGKRIVVADDSDQHRAFLTAQSRARGMLLGLALGDTLGTAHGTPPAGGVLRAGVSTQLACFTAEGILRAMVRSSHKGICHPPSVVLHAYCRWAAVQGIETEKMRRHWAPSGNSTAWPDGWLAHVPALAERRGSAPATVTALSRIGEGPERMATPSRGWHALARTLPVAIAGMNGVAQAGEIAALTHGDAAARSATTRAAFLVHYLLTHPAVPNRPAPQAIRAALGRLPSAGLQLADEGHDSHDSLLAALQQALDQPGDARRLARLAPDATAPAALLGALYVTASFPARADVGAALGFAASAPYPDSVACVTGALLGAAHGVEALPVDLSSRHELAWVLDTLARDLLTEAATSPSGTAYTAAWDPTWLPRYPAW, encoded by the coding sequence ATGAGCAAGCAGGAGCGACTATCGTCCGGATGCTCACTTTCCGACATCGAGGGGAAGCGGATTGTCGTGGCCGACGACAGCGATCAGCACAGGGCGTTCCTGACGGCGCAGTCCCGGGCCCGCGGGATGCTGCTCGGGCTGGCACTCGGGGACACGCTGGGGACGGCCCACGGCACCCCGCCGGCCGGCGGGGTGCTGCGGGCCGGCGTGAGTACCCAGCTCGCCTGCTTCACCGCCGAGGGCATCCTGCGCGCGATGGTGCGCTCAAGCCACAAGGGGATCTGCCATCCCCCGTCGGTCGTCCTGCACGCCTACTGCCGCTGGGCGGCCGTGCAGGGCATCGAGACGGAGAAGATGCGGCGCCACTGGGCCCCCTCCGGCAACAGCACGGCGTGGCCGGACGGTTGGCTGGCACACGTGCCCGCGCTGGCCGAACGCCGCGGCAGCGCACCGGCGACGGTCACCGCGCTGTCCCGGATCGGCGAAGGACCCGAGCGGATGGCCACCCCGAGCCGGGGCTGGCACGCGCTGGCCCGCACCCTGCCGGTCGCGATCGCCGGCATGAACGGGGTCGCCCAGGCAGGGGAGATCGCCGCACTCACCCACGGCGACGCGGCCGCGCGGTCCGCGACCACCCGGGCGGCCTTCCTGGTCCACTACCTCCTGACCCACCCCGCCGTCCCCAACAGACCGGCGCCGCAGGCCATTCGGGCGGCCCTCGGCCGACTCCCGTCCGCCGGCCTCCAGTTAGCCGACGAAGGGCACGACAGCCACGACAGCCTCCTGGCGGCCCTCCAACAGGCCCTCGACCAGCCCGGCGACGCACGACGGCTCGCCCGGCTCGCCCCGGACGCCACGGCTCCCGCGGCGTTGCTCGGCGCCCTCTACGTGACGGCCTCGTTCCCCGCCCGCGCCGACGTCGGAGCCGCGCTCGGTTTCGCGGCGAGCGCGCCCTACCCCGACTCCGTCGCCTGCGTGACCGGAGCACTCCTCGGCGCCGCACACGGTGTCGAGGCCCTCCCCGTCGACCTGTCGAGCCGCCACGAACTCGCCTGGGTGCTGGACACCCTGGCGCGGGATCTCCTGACCGAAGCCGCCACCTCCCCCAGCGGCACCGCCTACACCGCCGCCTGGGACCCCACCTGGCTCCCCCGCTACCCCGCCTGGTGA
- a CDS encoding NAD(P)H-binding protein gives MILVTGATGVTGGEVARLLAAAGPVRVLVRDRARLTVTGPRVEVAEAAYADRDGLLRALKGIRAAFLVTTDPGSPDDDRFMAAAVRAGVRHVVKLSSYAAGEEDADDLITEWQRAAERTIRGSGVDWTFLRPRSFMSNTLAWAPSIRAEGVVRSLHAAAANACVDPRDIAEVAVRALTTPGHAGRVYALTGPEALTAADQTARLADVLGRPLAFEELTFAQAAAQWAARYPAPVVDALLRSARRQSLGHKATVTRTVTDLTGRPPRSFRDWAASHRAAFL, from the coding sequence GTGATTCTGGTAACGGGTGCGACGGGCGTGACAGGCGGGGAGGTGGCGCGGTTGCTGGCGGCTGCCGGACCGGTACGGGTGCTCGTCAGGGACCGCGCCCGGCTCACCGTCACCGGCCCCCGCGTCGAGGTCGCCGAGGCCGCGTACGCCGACCGCGACGGGCTGCTGCGGGCCCTCAAGGGGATCCGGGCGGCCTTCCTGGTGACCACCGATCCGGGCAGTCCGGACGACGACCGCTTCATGGCGGCGGCGGTCCGGGCCGGCGTACGCCACGTCGTGAAGCTCTCGTCGTACGCGGCCGGCGAGGAGGACGCGGACGACCTGATCACCGAGTGGCAGCGCGCCGCCGAGCGCACGATCCGCGGCTCCGGCGTCGACTGGACCTTCCTGCGCCCGCGCTCCTTCATGTCGAACACACTGGCCTGGGCGCCGTCGATCCGCGCAGAGGGCGTCGTACGGTCCCTGCACGCCGCCGCCGCCAACGCCTGCGTCGACCCCCGCGACATCGCCGAGGTCGCCGTCCGCGCCCTCACCACCCCCGGCCACGCCGGGCGGGTCTACGCCCTCACCGGTCCCGAAGCCCTCACGGCCGCCGACCAGACCGCCCGGCTCGCCGACGTCCTCGGCCGCCCGCTGGCCTTCGAGGAACTCACCTTCGCCCAAGCCGCCGCCCAGTGGGCCGCCCGCTACCCCGCCCCGGTGGTCGACGCCCTCCTGCGCAGCGCCCGCCGGCAGTCCCTCGGCCACAAAGCCACCGTCACCCGCACCGTCACCGATCTCACCGGCCGCCCCCCGCGTTCCTTCCGGGACTGGGCCGCGAGCCACCGCGCCGCTTTTCTGTGA
- a CDS encoding transcriptional regulator has translation MMAPDGIGAMLRAMRESAGRTREEQALVLEEAQGGRWFDPENLKRWETERRLPIPARHELLARGYGVPVAEIVRAVAVSKRWRRLQRQAAGGQGEEGTAVDRRRFFGAAAVAATGAAAAAATGVVVLPGIAESRKGIDAALSDSDAGDLAYLNGAFERHRGGYRGRPPTFVLAQMRGDLDLLRDVLSRPHAAAARADLARTAAGITGLVAIIQHDRSEQRESHGWFATAEQAAGESGDRWMLAWVLARHAMVPLNYGAPMAAAALAVRARAVAGPTPSAAAALAAAVTARALASVGNDRGALAAVADARRIAERLDGTQSADTWFGYPLQKHHVHLSRAFTLMGRTEEAYAEQTAAFALTVGPSVITRALLEMDAAACLHADGDSAAAADRAVAVWQRLPQPYREGLVRSRAVALHHALGGTPHATLGEALSTT, from the coding sequence ATGATGGCTCCGGACGGAATTGGCGCCATGCTGCGGGCGATGCGTGAATCGGCCGGACGCACCCGCGAGGAGCAGGCGCTGGTCCTCGAAGAGGCCCAGGGCGGGCGTTGGTTCGACCCGGAGAACCTGAAACGCTGGGAGACCGAGCGTCGTTTGCCGATCCCCGCCCGGCACGAGCTGCTGGCCCGGGGATACGGCGTGCCGGTGGCCGAGATCGTCCGGGCGGTGGCGGTGAGCAAGCGGTGGCGCAGGCTGCAGCGCCAGGCGGCCGGCGGGCAGGGAGAGGAGGGCACGGCGGTGGACCGACGACGGTTCTTCGGCGCGGCGGCGGTAGCGGCCACGGGCGCGGCGGCAGCGGCGGCGACCGGCGTGGTGGTGCTGCCCGGCATCGCGGAGTCGCGCAAGGGCATCGACGCCGCCCTGTCCGACTCCGACGCCGGCGATCTCGCCTACCTGAACGGCGCGTTCGAGCGGCACCGCGGCGGTTACCGCGGTCGCCCGCCGACCTTCGTCCTGGCCCAGATGCGCGGCGACCTCGACCTGCTGCGGGACGTCCTCAGCCGACCGCACGCCGCGGCGGCGCGCGCCGACCTCGCCCGTACCGCCGCCGGAATCACCGGCCTGGTGGCCATCATTCAGCACGACCGCAGCGAACAGCGCGAGTCCCACGGCTGGTTCGCCACCGCCGAGCAGGCGGCCGGCGAGTCCGGCGACCGGTGGATGCTCGCCTGGGTGCTGGCCCGGCACGCGATGGTCCCGCTCAACTACGGTGCCCCGATGGCCGCCGCCGCCCTCGCCGTCCGGGCCCGCGCCGTGGCCGGGCCGACCCCGTCCGCCGCCGCGGCACTGGCCGCCGCGGTCACCGCGCGGGCCCTCGCCTCGGTCGGCAACGACAGGGGAGCCCTGGCCGCGGTCGCCGACGCCCGCCGGATCGCCGAACGCCTCGACGGCACCCAGTCCGCCGACACCTGGTTCGGCTACCCGCTCCAGAAGCACCACGTCCACCTCTCGCGGGCGTTCACGCTGATGGGCCGTACCGAAGAGGCGTACGCCGAACAGACGGCGGCCTTCGCCCTCACCGTCGGCCCCTCCGTCATAACCCGCGCCCTTCTGGAGATGGACGCCGCCGCCTGCCTGCACGCCGACGGCGACTCGGCCGCCGCGGCCGACCGGGCCGTTGCCGTCTGGCAGCGCCTGCCCCAGCCCTATCGCGAGGGCCTCGTCCGCTCCCGCGCCGTAGCACTGCACCACGCCCTCGGGGGCACTCCGCACGCCACGCTGGGCGAGGCCCTATCCACCACCTGA
- a CDS encoding SMI1/KNR4 family protein, with protein MTDLSALFARVRSRAERQNTELPPCAGEQDVARAESDLGFALPPVLSGLYRRVANGGFGPEYLLFPLTGHGRTAVAEYGPLRTAASAYWPHGVLPILDWGCGMYAAVDCLHPDGQVLVFEPNAGPDDWADAWFQDSPSLAQWLLNWLNGTGWWEEDGTVSDDAAALQPQPWPDAARRLAGAGRR; from the coding sequence GTGACCGACCTTTCAGCGCTCTTCGCCCGCGTGCGCAGCCGGGCCGAGCGGCAGAACACGGAGCTTCCGCCGTGCGCGGGCGAACAGGACGTCGCGCGGGCCGAGTCCGATCTCGGCTTCGCGCTGCCGCCGGTCCTGAGCGGGCTGTACCGCCGGGTCGCCAACGGGGGCTTCGGGCCCGAGTACCTGTTGTTTCCGCTGACGGGGCACGGGCGGACCGCGGTCGCGGAGTACGGTCCGCTCCGCACGGCCGCCTCCGCGTACTGGCCCCACGGTGTCCTGCCGATCCTGGACTGGGGCTGCGGCATGTACGCCGCCGTCGACTGCCTCCACCCCGACGGGCAGGTCCTGGTCTTCGAGCCGAACGCCGGCCCGGACGACTGGGCCGACGCCTGGTTCCAGGACTCGCCGTCCCTCGCGCAGTGGCTGCTCAACTGGCTGAACGGGACCGGCTGGTGGGAGGAGGACGGCACGGTGTCCGACGACGCGGCAGCACTCCAGCCGCAGCCCTGGCCCGACGCCGCCCGGCGCCTCGCCGGAGCCGGCCGGAGATGA
- a CDS encoding APC family permease: MTTTARLSKDGMSEDRHLKRELGFWHLTGISLGGVIGSGWLLAPMKVAHTAGPAGVLSWAVGGLVLVLMSLVLVELGASVPLSGGLVRWPFHGSGRLVGTLAGWSIWVAYAINPPSEAAAMVQYLSPHVRGLPLYRSNRLTTPGMLFCFLIMVAFVVVNWYGVRLFARVNLALTIGKFVFPVLTAAALFASGFHPHNLTAHHGPSPFGYDPTLTAITTSGVFFAYTGFQGPLDLAGEAKNAKRDVPRAVVAALVLAMLVYTALQIAYIGAVPLGAAGWHGIDTNSTFVQVATNLNIAWILIMLQVGAVVSPGGSSMVYTAESSRSVYAMGLNSLLPTVIAKVDRRSGIPRRALVVNTAIGGVFLFTLQKWSSMVAVASALTLIGYSLSLIAEQAIRRRYPQLMAGWVRGTRIIAPASFVITTVIFYRSGWSHVRIAVLVLLAAALLGYGWEWVNHKSGKRDLASGWWLIAYLAALSALSKVGNYGGLRAHALPIPVDSLLAALIGLAGYWFGLRGALRHLRGGEPLLEELDTLRKR, from the coding sequence ATGACGACGACGGCACGATTATCCAAGGACGGGATGTCCGAGGACCGACATCTCAAGCGTGAACTGGGCTTCTGGCACCTGACCGGCATCTCCCTGGGCGGTGTCATCGGTTCCGGCTGGCTGCTGGCACCGATGAAGGTGGCACACACCGCGGGACCGGCCGGTGTCCTATCCTGGGCCGTCGGCGGACTGGTCCTGGTCCTGATGTCCCTGGTCCTGGTGGAACTCGGCGCCTCCGTACCGCTGTCCGGCGGCCTGGTGCGCTGGCCCTTCCACGGCTCCGGGCGGCTCGTCGGGACGCTGGCGGGCTGGAGCATCTGGGTCGCCTACGCCATCAACCCGCCGAGCGAGGCGGCGGCGATGGTGCAGTACCTGAGCCCGCACGTGCGCGGCCTGCCGCTCTACCGGTCGAACCGGCTGACCACGCCGGGCATGCTGTTCTGCTTCCTCATCATGGTCGCCTTCGTGGTGGTGAACTGGTACGGGGTGCGGCTGTTCGCGCGGGTCAATCTGGCCCTCACCATAGGCAAGTTCGTCTTCCCGGTATTGACCGCCGCGGCGCTGTTCGCCTCCGGGTTCCACCCGCACAATCTCACCGCGCACCACGGCCCGTCCCCGTTCGGGTACGACCCGACGCTCACCGCGATCACCACCAGCGGGGTCTTCTTCGCCTACACCGGATTCCAGGGACCGCTCGACCTCGCCGGCGAGGCGAAAAACGCCAAGCGGGACGTTCCGCGGGCGGTGGTCGCCGCCCTGGTGCTGGCGATGCTGGTGTACACGGCGCTGCAGATCGCCTACATCGGCGCCGTACCGCTGGGCGCGGCCGGCTGGCACGGCATCGACACCAACTCGACGTTCGTGCAGGTCGCCACCAACCTCAACATCGCCTGGATCCTCATCATGCTCCAGGTGGGCGCCGTCGTCTCCCCGGGCGGCTCTTCGATGGTCTACACCGCCGAGAGCAGCCGGTCGGTGTACGCGATGGGCCTCAACTCGCTGCTGCCGACCGTCATCGCCAAGGTCGACCGCAGATCCGGGATCCCGCGCCGGGCGCTGGTGGTGAACACCGCCATCGGCGGGGTGTTCCTGTTCACCCTGCAGAAGTGGTCGAGCATGGTGGCCGTGGCGAGCGCGCTGACCCTCATCGGCTACTCGCTCAGCCTGATCGCCGAGCAGGCGATCCGCCGCCGCTACCCCCAGTTGATGGCCGGCTGGGTGCGCGGCACCCGGATCATCGCGCCGGCGAGCTTCGTCATCACCACGGTGATCTTCTACCGGTCCGGCTGGTCCCATGTGCGGATCGCCGTCCTGGTGCTGCTGGCGGCCGCGCTCCTCGGCTACGGCTGGGAGTGGGTCAACCACAAGTCCGGCAAGCGCGACCTGGCGTCGGGCTGGTGGCTGATCGCCTACCTGGCCGCGCTGTCGGCGCTCTCCAAGGTCGGGAACTACGGCGGCCTGCGCGCCCACGCGCTGCCGATCCCGGTCGACTCGCTGCTCGCCGCGCTGATCGGTCTGGCCGGCTACTGGTTCGGTTTGCGCGGGGCGCTGCGGCACCTGCGCGGAGGCGAGCCGCTGCTCGAAGAACTCGACACGCTGCGGAAGCGCTGA